Proteins co-encoded in one bacterium genomic window:
- a CDS encoding AURKAIP1/COX24 domain-containing protein — protein sequence MGSVIKKRRKKMRKHKQRKLLKRQRHKK from the coding sequence GTGGGCAGCGTGATCAAGAAGCGCCGAAAGAAGATGCGGAAGCACAAGCAGCGCAAGCTTCTGAAGCGGCAGCGACACAAGAAGTAG
- a CDS encoding KH domain-containing protein encodes MKQLIEDIVKALVDRPEEVQIKEVVGDHAHVLELRVSKDDLGKVIGKGGAHASAIRTLMAAASGKEKKRYILEIIEY; translated from the coding sequence ATGAAGCAGCTGATCGAGGACATCGTGAAGGCCCTGGTGGATCGCCCGGAAGAGGTGCAGATCAAGGAGGTCGTCGGTGACCACGCGCACGTGCTCGAGCTGCGCGTCTCGAAGGACGACCTCGGCAAGGTGATCGGGAAGGGCGGGGCGCATGCCTCGGCGATCCGGACCCTGATGGCCGCGGCGAGTGGCAAAGAGAAGAAGCGGTACATCCTCGAGATCATCGAGTACTGA
- the mgtE gene encoding magnesium transporter has product MAQPVVTTRILRRLLKTGAHFRAEKMLERIHPADLGPLLADLTPDEIRIVVDLLFKHRLAAIMLMELPHDMLPEILDAISDQRMAEVLDRLELDDMLELVEAIPEERRGSVLKQLPVARREELRHAELYPPRSAGRAMTTNFSALDEKMTAQEAIDSLRAAGLEASEAILYLYVVDDLQRLTGVVPIRRLVTAQPDTPVRDLAIREMLSTGPDADQEEVAQLVARYDLLAIPVTDVDGTMLGVITVDDVIDVITEEATQDIYNLAGLSEEDRVFTSARVSIRKRLPWMMINLVTAFAAGGIVGLFEGTLEQMVGLAIFLPVVAGIGGNGGIQTLTVITRAIALGEIEFSSGLRAVGKEMAVGLVIGSAAGAVSGGIAWGLHGNVWMGFVLFASMVVTMVTASLVGAAVPLALKALKQDPALGSGVLVTFAVDALGFFSFLGIATLLMDRMV; this is encoded by the coding sequence ATGGCCCAGCCCGTCGTCACGACCCGCATCCTCCGTCGGCTCCTCAAGACCGGTGCCCATTTCCGCGCGGAGAAGATGCTCGAGCGGATCCACCCCGCGGATCTCGGGCCCCTGCTCGCCGACCTGACCCCCGACGAGATCCGGATCGTCGTCGACCTGCTCTTCAAGCACCGCCTTGCGGCGATCATGTTGATGGAGCTTCCTCACGACATGCTCCCGGAGATCCTCGACGCGATCTCCGACCAGCGCATGGCCGAGGTCCTCGACCGGCTCGAGCTCGACGACATGCTCGAGCTCGTCGAGGCGATCCCCGAAGAGCGCCGCGGAAGCGTGCTGAAGCAGCTGCCCGTCGCCCGACGCGAGGAGCTGCGTCACGCGGAGCTCTATCCCCCGCGCAGCGCCGGGCGCGCGATGACCACCAACTTCTCCGCCCTCGACGAGAAGATGACCGCACAGGAGGCGATCGACTCGCTCCGCGCCGCCGGTCTCGAAGCGAGCGAGGCGATCCTCTACCTCTACGTCGTCGACGATCTCCAGCGCCTGACGGGCGTCGTTCCGATCCGGCGCCTCGTCACCGCCCAGCCGGACACCCCGGTCCGCGACCTCGCGATTCGCGAGATGCTCTCGACGGGGCCCGATGCGGACCAGGAGGAAGTGGCGCAGCTGGTCGCGCGCTACGACCTGCTCGCGATCCCGGTCACGGACGTCGACGGAACGATGCTCGGCGTGATCACCGTCGACGACGTGATCGACGTGATCACCGAGGAAGCCACCCAGGACATCTACAACCTGGCCGGCCTCTCCGAGGAGGACCGCGTCTTCACGTCGGCGCGGGTCTCGATCCGCAAGCGTCTGCCGTGGATGATGATCAACCTCGTCACGGCCTTCGCCGCGGGCGGGATCGTCGGTCTCTTCGAGGGCACCCTCGAGCAGATGGTCGGCCTCGCGATCTTCCTGCCCGTCGTCGCCGGAATCGGCGGAAACGGCGGGATCCAGACCCTCACCGTCATCACGCGCGCGATCGCCCTCGGCGAGATCGAGTTCTCGAGTGGCCTTCGCGCGGTCGGCAAGGAGATGGCGGTCGGGCTCGTGATCGGCAGCGCCGCCGGCGCGGTTTCGGGCGGGATCGCCTGGGGCCTGCACGGCAACGTCTGGATGGGATTCGTCCTGTTCGCCTCGATGGTCGTCACGATGGTGACGGCGAGCCTCGTCGGCGCCGCGGTGCCCCTCGCCCTGAAAGCGCTGAAGCAGGACCCGGCGCTCGGATCGGGTGTCCTCGTGACCTTCGCGGTCGATGCCCTCGGGTTCTTCTCGTTCCTCGGGATCGCGACGCTGCTGATGGATCGGATGGTCTGA
- a CDS encoding glutathione S-transferase N-terminal domain-containing protein has protein sequence MGIFDVATATATTILRGGLGLKTGAVGARPEKTLILYEFEGCPFCRKAREALSILDLEAEIRPCPKRGHRFRDELMERGGKAQFPYLVDPNTGAEMYESADIVDYLYREYGSGPAPVMLGGSAPATFAVALSGLGRGPAGSFVRASKAPERPLELYSFEASPFCRLVRERLCELELPYHLHNVARGSAARESFTRRSGKMQVPYLVDPNTGVEMFESADILAYLDETYAA, from the coding sequence ATGGGCATCTTCGACGTGGCGACGGCGACGGCGACGACGATCCTGCGCGGCGGGCTGGGACTGAAGACCGGCGCGGTCGGGGCGCGTCCCGAGAAGACGCTGATCCTCTACGAATTCGAGGGGTGTCCCTTCTGCCGGAAGGCACGGGAGGCCCTTTCGATCCTCGACCTCGAGGCGGAGATCCGCCCCTGTCCCAAGCGCGGCCACCGCTTCCGCGACGAGCTGATGGAGCGCGGGGGCAAGGCGCAGTTTCCCTATCTGGTCGATCCGAATACCGGCGCCGAGATGTACGAGTCCGCCGACATCGTCGACTATCTGTACCGCGAGTACGGAAGCGGCCCGGCCCCGGTGATGCTCGGCGGGAGCGCGCCCGCGACCTTCGCCGTCGCGCTCTCCGGGCTCGGCCGCGGTCCGGCGGGATCCTTCGTACGCGCGTCGAAGGCTCCCGAGCGGCCGCTCGAGCTCTACAGCTTCGAAGCGAGTCCGTTCTGTCGCCTGGTTCGCGAGCGCCTCTGCGAGCTCGAGCTGCCCTACCACCTGCACAACGTCGCCCGGGGCTCCGCCGCCCGCGAATCCTTCACGCGGCGTTCGGGAAAGATGCAGGTGCCGTATCTCGTCGACCCGAATACCGGGGTCGAGATGTTCGAGAGCGCCGACATCCTGGCGTATCTCGACGAGACCTACGCGGCCTGA
- a CDS encoding trypsin-like peptidase domain-containing protein, translating into MLVVGSGFAPAARAVTEARAWEETLDRVANAVVVLRVSSPRAFDDGTAGTATATGFVVDAEQGLILTNRHVVTPGPVVAEAVFLNNEEVDVQAVYRDPVHDFGLFRYDPAAVRFIETGELSLSPERARVGTEIRVVGNDAGEKLSILQGTIARLDRDAPEYGRASFNDFNTFYIQAASGTSGGSSGSPVIDIDGRVVALNAAGQRSAASSFYLPLDRVKRAVDLLRAGRPVPRGTLQTVFAHLPFDVVRRLGLDGQTEARIRAAFPDGTGMIVVREVVPGGPGDGVLRAGDVLVGVEGRPVNAFLPIESALDARVGGTVSLDVERGGEALRVELEVGDLHAITPDHYLEFGGGVLNPLSYHMARNAAVPVEGVYVAAGGYALGSAGITRRSVITEVAGEPTPTLERFEEVVAAQPHDSKMLVRFFQLGQPRSPLVGLLRNDRRWFSMRHCRRDDSTGRWPCVESPPAPPMEAVRGGETDLEVDGPYAVRRVASSLVMVSTSIAYRLDGVHGDQFHGAGLVVDAEQGLVVVDRETVPIALADIRLTFGGAVEVPGELVYLHPERNLAVVRYDPTLLGDTPVRAAKLRDADLEAGDDVWLVGLTSTERVVSRWTRIARSEPVQLSMTHPPRFREANLEVASVEDPAQTVGGVLADRFGRVLSFWASFSMGSGAAEGFFGAIPAYHVSRMVEPLSEGGPVAWHSLGIELEPLTLAAARDRGLPEAQARRIEKHAPRTKRVLSVVRRSRGLPGFELFAEGDLILSIGGKPVSRVRDLYGVTRGGRVEIAVLREGEVVTLDVEPALLSGEGTTRAVLWGGALLQPAHPALASQYGIPRGGVYVSRHWFGSPSTRYGLEATSRIVEVDGTPVADLDAFLAAVSGKGDREAVRLETLDLDGKPDVITLKLDLEYWPTYELRRNEGQWERVGLAVDEPTTRVAVND; encoded by the coding sequence GTGCTCGTCGTCGGGTCGGGATTCGCTCCCGCAGCCCGAGCCGTGACCGAGGCCCGCGCCTGGGAGGAGACCCTCGATCGCGTCGCGAACGCGGTGGTCGTCCTGCGTGTCTCGTCCCCTCGCGCCTTCGATGACGGTACGGCGGGAACGGCGACCGCGACGGGCTTCGTCGTCGATGCCGAACAGGGGCTGATCCTGACGAATCGCCACGTGGTGACCCCGGGGCCCGTGGTCGCCGAGGCGGTCTTCCTGAACAACGAGGAGGTCGACGTCCAGGCGGTCTACCGCGACCCGGTCCACGACTTCGGCCTCTTCCGCTACGACCCGGCCGCCGTCCGCTTCATCGAGACCGGCGAGCTCTCGCTCTCGCCCGAACGCGCCCGCGTCGGCACCGAGATCCGCGTCGTCGGCAACGATGCGGGGGAGAAGCTCTCGATCCTCCAGGGCACGATCGCGCGGCTCGATCGCGACGCCCCCGAATACGGGCGTGCCTCGTTCAACGACTTCAACACGTTCTACATTCAGGCCGCCTCTGGCACGTCCGGGGGGTCGTCCGGCTCGCCGGTGATCGACATCGACGGACGCGTCGTCGCGCTCAACGCGGCGGGACAGCGCTCGGCGGCCTCGAGCTTCTACCTGCCTCTCGATCGGGTGAAGCGAGCGGTCGATCTGCTCCGCGCCGGGCGTCCGGTGCCCCGCGGCACGCTGCAGACGGTCTTCGCCCATCTGCCCTTCGACGTGGTGCGACGGCTCGGGCTCGACGGGCAGACGGAGGCGCGGATTCGCGCGGCCTTCCCGGACGGGACCGGGATGATCGTCGTGCGTGAGGTCGTCCCGGGCGGGCCCGGAGACGGCGTGCTCCGGGCCGGGGACGTGCTCGTGGGCGTCGAAGGCCGGCCCGTCAATGCCTTCCTGCCGATCGAGTCGGCGCTCGACGCGCGGGTCGGGGGCACCGTCTCCCTGGATGTCGAGCGCGGGGGCGAGGCGCTTCGGGTCGAGCTCGAAGTGGGGGATCTCCACGCGATCACGCCGGACCACTACCTGGAGTTCGGAGGCGGCGTGCTGAACCCGCTCTCGTATCACATGGCCCGCAACGCAGCCGTGCCGGTCGAAGGCGTCTACGTCGCCGCCGGCGGCTACGCGCTCGGCTCCGCCGGGATCACGCGCCGTTCCGTGATCACCGAGGTGGCCGGCGAGCCGACGCCGACCCTCGAACGCTTCGAAGAGGTCGTCGCCGCGCAACCCCACGATTCGAAGATGCTCGTTCGCTTCTTCCAGCTCGGGCAACCGCGTTCGCCGCTGGTGGGGCTGCTGCGGAACGATCGTCGCTGGTTCTCCATGCGACACTGTCGCCGCGACGACTCGACCGGGCGGTGGCCCTGCGTCGAGTCCCCGCCGGCGCCGCCGATGGAGGCCGTTCGAGGAGGCGAGACGGATCTCGAGGTCGACGGGCCCTACGCGGTGCGTCGTGTGGCTTCGTCTCTCGTGATGGTCTCGACCTCGATCGCCTATCGCCTCGACGGCGTCCACGGCGATCAATTCCACGGTGCCGGGCTGGTGGTCGACGCGGAGCAGGGGCTCGTCGTCGTCGATCGGGAGACGGTGCCGATCGCGCTCGCCGACATCCGCCTGACGTTCGGGGGCGCCGTCGAGGTGCCCGGGGAGCTCGTCTATCTCCACCCCGAGCGGAATCTGGCGGTCGTTCGCTACGACCCGACCCTGCTCGGCGACACACCCGTCCGCGCGGCGAAGCTCCGGGACGCCGACCTCGAGGCGGGGGACGACGTCTGGCTCGTCGGGCTCACGTCGACGGAGCGAGTCGTGTCGCGATGGACGCGGATCGCGCGGAGCGAGCCCGTACAGCTCTCGATGACCCATCCGCCGCGCTTCCGGGAGGCGAACCTGGAGGTCGCGAGCGTCGAGGATCCCGCGCAGACCGTAGGGGGCGTACTGGCGGATCGTTTCGGGCGGGTGCTCTCGTTCTGGGCGTCGTTCTCGATGGGGAGCGGGGCGGCGGAAGGCTTCTTCGGCGCGATCCCCGCCTATCACGTATCGAGAATGGTGGAGCCGCTCTCGGAGGGCGGGCCCGTCGCCTGGCATTCGCTCGGAATCGAGCTCGAGCCGCTGACCCTGGCCGCAGCGCGGGATCGGGGCCTTCCGGAGGCCCAGGCGCGGCGGATCGAGAAGCACGCGCCGAGAACCAAGCGCGTCCTCTCGGTCGTCCGCCGCAGTCGCGGCCTGCCGGGGTTCGAGCTCTTCGCCGAGGGCGACCTGATCCTCTCGATCGGCGGCAAGCCGGTTTCGCGCGTGCGCGACCTCTACGGCGTGACCCGAGGCGGACGAGTCGAGATCGCCGTGCTGCGCGAAGGCGAGGTCGTGACCCTGGACGTCGAGCCGGCGCTGCTGTCGGGCGAGGGAACGACGCGGGCGGTGCTGTGGGGCGGCGCGCTGCTCCAGCCGGCGCATCCGGCGCTCGCGAGCCAGTACGGCATTCCGCGGGGCGGCGTCTACGTCTCGCGCCATTGGTTCGGCTCGCCCTCGACGCGCTACGGGCTCGAGGCCACGAGCCGGATCGTCGAGGTGGACGGGACGCCGGTCGCGGATCTCGACGCGTTCCTCGCCGCCGTCTCGGGAAAGGGCGACCGCGAGGCCGTTCGGCTCGAGACGCTCGATCTCGATGGGAAGCCGGACGTGATCACGCTCAAGCTCGACCTCGAGTATTGGCCGACCTACGAGCTGCGCCGGAACGAAGGTCAGTGGGAGCGTGTCGGGCTCGCCGTCGACGAGCCGACGACTCGCGTGGCGGTCAACGACTGA
- a CDS encoding riboflavin synthase, whose translation MFTGIVEHVGRIESVETLPDLSRFVIDLGPISKGVGLGDSIAVAGCCLTVTKIDGTRFGFEAIQETRDKTRVGGFAEGDGVNLERAMGVGARFDGHIVQGHVDGTGRVRRFDREGTGGNDVELHIECDPELAGQLVDKGSVTIDGVSLTVVKVVEDGFHVALIPHTLEVTTLSELTPGDPVNLEVDVFGKYVKQYLDRVLPGMVATAR comes from the coding sequence ATGTTCACCGGAATCGTCGAGCACGTCGGCCGCATCGAATCCGTCGAGACTCTGCCGGACCTGTCCCGGTTCGTGATCGATCTCGGCCCGATCTCGAAAGGGGTCGGGCTCGGGGACTCGATCGCCGTCGCAGGCTGCTGCCTGACCGTGACGAAGATCGACGGGACCCGCTTCGGCTTCGAGGCGATCCAGGAGACCCGCGACAAGACCCGCGTGGGCGGCTTCGCCGAGGGCGATGGCGTGAACCTCGAGCGCGCGATGGGCGTCGGCGCCCGCTTCGACGGTCACATCGTCCAGGGGCACGTCGACGGCACCGGGCGCGTGCGCCGCTTCGACCGGGAGGGCACGGGGGGCAACGACGTCGAGCTCCACATCGAGTGCGACCCCGAGCTCGCCGGCCAGCTCGTCGACAAGGGATCCGTCACGATCGACGGGGTGTCCCTCACGGTCGTGAAGGTCGTCGAAGACGGCTTCCACGTCGCACTCATTCCGCACACCCTCGAGGTCACGACCCTGTCCGAGCTCACGCCGGGCGACCCGGTCAATCTCGAGGTCGACGTGTTCGGCAAGTACGTGAAGCAGTATCTCGATCGCGTGCTGCCGGGCATGGTGGCGACGGCGCGCTAG
- the thrC gene encoding threonine synthase, whose product MSEDASAKPQPRAWFESLADPEERYGLDEVVYTDSNGGLLQVVHDMEELAKTSGAEWKDRFERRARKNEWPYGSGVWGKKDWVLPDIDNENVVSMYEGHTNLFWAERYGREIGLDDLWLKLCGNSHTGSFKDLGMTVLVSQVKQMIANGADIPAVACASTGDTSAALSAYAAAAGIPAIVFLPRGKISLAQLIQPVANGAIVFALDTDFDGCMEIVKQVSANDGVYLANSMNSLRVEGQKTVGLEIVQQLDWQVPDWLVIPGGNLGNVSALAKGLDMLFELGLVSKRPRICVGQAEAANPLYLAYQKDFEVFEPIAARKTVASAIQIGNPVSYLKAVDALKRYDGVVEQATESEILEECAKADRTGLFNCPHTGVALVALRKLQARGLVESSDQVVVVSTAHGLKFVDSKLAYHSMELEGIVAEHPNPPIELDADYGTVRDQMLREIDARFGR is encoded by the coding sequence ATGTCCGAGGACGCGTCCGCGAAGCCGCAGCCGCGCGCCTGGTTCGAGTCGCTGGCCGACCCCGAAGAGCGCTATGGCCTCGACGAGGTGGTCTATACCGACTCGAACGGCGGGCTCCTGCAGGTCGTGCACGACATGGAGGAGCTCGCGAAGACCTCCGGTGCGGAATGGAAGGATCGCTTCGAGCGACGCGCGCGCAAGAACGAGTGGCCCTATGGCTCGGGCGTCTGGGGCAAGAAGGACTGGGTCCTCCCGGACATCGACAACGAGAACGTCGTCTCGATGTACGAGGGCCACACGAACCTCTTCTGGGCGGAGCGCTACGGCCGGGAGATCGGGCTCGACGACCTCTGGCTCAAGCTCTGCGGCAACAGCCACACCGGCTCCTTCAAGGACCTCGGGATGACGGTGCTCGTGTCCCAGGTGAAGCAGATGATCGCGAACGGGGCGGACATCCCCGCCGTCGCTTGCGCCTCCACGGGGGATACCTCGGCGGCGCTCTCCGCCTACGCCGCCGCCGCCGGCATCCCGGCGATCGTGTTCCTGCCGCGCGGCAAGATCTCCCTCGCCCAGCTGATCCAGCCCGTCGCGAACGGGGCGATCGTCTTCGCCCTCGACACGGACTTCGACGGTTGCATGGAGATCGTGAAGCAGGTCTCGGCCAACGACGGGGTCTATCTCGCGAACTCGATGAACAGTCTCCGCGTCGAGGGCCAGAAGACCGTCGGGCTCGAGATCGTGCAGCAGCTCGACTGGCAGGTGCCGGACTGGCTCGTGATCCCGGGCGGCAACCTCGGCAACGTGTCGGCCCTCGCGAAGGGCCTCGACATGCTCTTCGAGCTCGGCCTCGTGTCGAAGCGCCCGCGGATCTGCGTGGGGCAGGCCGAAGCCGCGAACCCGCTCTATCTGGCCTACCAGAAGGACTTCGAGGTCTTCGAGCCGATCGCGGCGCGCAAGACCGTGGCCTCGGCGATCCAGATCGGGAACCCCGTTTCCTATCTCAAGGCGGTCGACGCGCTCAAGCGCTACGACGGCGTCGTCGAGCAGGCGACGGAGTCCGAGATCCTGGAGGAGTGCGCGAAGGCGGATCGGACCGGGCTCTTCAACTGTCCGCACACGGGCGTCGCGCTCGTCGCGCTCCGGAAGCTCCAGGCACGCGGCCTCGTCGAGTCGAGCGACCAGGTGGTCGTCGTGTCGACGGCCCACGGGCTCAAGTTCGTGGACTCGAAGCTCGCGTATCACTCGATGGAGCTCGAAGGGATCGTCGCCGAGCATCCGAATCCGCCGATCGAGCTCGACGCGGACTACGGGACCGTTCGGGATCAGATGCTGCGCGAGATCGACGCGCGGTTCGGGCGCTGA
- a CDS encoding homoserine dehydrogenase — protein MSGNQDGIGVGLIGFGTIGTGVVKVLADNAAEIEQRLGFPLRMVRIADLDQDTDRGVDLTGIHFDADASALIADPNVHIVIELVGGYDVPKKFILEAFEAGKHVVTANKALLAMYGREIFGAASEKGLDIAFEAAVGGGIPILRSLREGLAANQIETVLGILNGTTNYVLTEMESTGEDFDVVLKRAQELGYAEADPTFDVEGIDAAHKLALLTTMAYGAEVVFEEIPTEGIRGLLPLDFELADDFGYKIKLLGVAKCHRADDGTERIESRVQPTMVPKTSMLANVDGAMNAVEVIGNAVGPTLYYGAGAGEMPTASAVVGDLIEIAREIKRGEAGPVAPLSYLPQHIVAKETVPDSEVLGRAYLRFTAKDEPGVLSKITGALGAEGVGIASVVQRESGSGSATVPVIVLTHTASEAALNAALAKIEQLAEVTESPRVIRIEEEV, from the coding sequence ATGAGCGGCAATCAGGATGGCATCGGCGTCGGGCTGATCGGCTTCGGCACGATCGGAACGGGCGTGGTCAAGGTGCTCGCGGACAATGCCGCGGAGATCGAACAGCGCCTCGGCTTCCCGCTGCGCATGGTTCGGATCGCCGATCTCGACCAGGACACGGACCGGGGCGTCGACCTCACGGGGATCCACTTCGATGCGGACGCCAGCGCGCTGATCGCCGACCCGAACGTCCATATCGTGATCGAGCTCGTCGGCGGCTACGACGTGCCCAAGAAGTTCATCCTCGAAGCCTTCGAGGCGGGCAAGCACGTCGTGACCGCGAACAAGGCGCTGCTTGCGATGTACGGCCGCGAAATCTTCGGCGCCGCCTCCGAGAAGGGCCTCGACATCGCCTTCGAGGCGGCGGTCGGCGGCGGGATCCCGATCCTGCGCTCGCTGCGCGAGGGCCTGGCGGCGAACCAGATCGAGACCGTGCTCGGGATCCTGAACGGCACGACGAACTACGTGCTGACCGAGATGGAGTCGACGGGGGAGGACTTCGACGTCGTCCTCAAGCGCGCCCAGGAGCTCGGCTACGCCGAGGCGGACCCGACCTTCGATGTCGAGGGGATCGACGCAGCGCACAAGCTCGCGCTCCTCACGACGATGGCCTACGGCGCCGAGGTCGTGTTCGAGGAGATTCCGACCGAAGGCATCCGCGGTCTCCTGCCCCTGGACTTCGAGCTGGCGGACGACTTCGGCTACAAGATCAAGCTCCTCGGCGTCGCGAAGTGTCACCGGGCCGACGACGGGACGGAGCGGATCGAGTCGCGGGTCCAGCCGACGATGGTTCCGAAGACGAGCATGCTGGCGAACGTCGATGGCGCGATGAACGCCGTCGAGGTGATCGGCAACGCCGTCGGCCCGACGCTCTACTACGGCGCCGGGGCGGGCGAGATGCCGACGGCGAGCGCGGTGGTCGGGGACCTGATCGAGATCGCCCGCGAGATCAAGCGCGGCGAGGCCGGCCCGGTCGCGCCGCTCAGCTATCTGCCCCAGCACATCGTCGCCAAGGAGACGGTCCCGGACAGCGAGGTCCTGGGCCGCGCCTACCTTCGTTTCACCGCGAAGGACGAGCCGGGCGTGCTCAGCAAGATCACCGGCGCGCTCGGAGCGGAAGGCGTCGGGATCGCGTCGGTCGTCCAGCGCGAGAGCGGATCCGGATCGGCGACCGTCCCGGTCATCGTCCTGACCCACACCGCCAGCGAAGCAGCCCTCAACGCCGCCCTCGCGAAGATCGAGCAGCTCGCCGAGGTCACGGAGTCGCCGCGGGTGATCCGGATCGAGGAGGAGGTCTAG
- a CDS encoding aminotransferase class I/II-fold pyridoxal phosphate-dependent enzyme: MTDSFRHDFNKLNRLPPYILSEVTELTRAGRRAGEDIIDLGMGNPDLATPKHVIDKICEAAQDPRNHRYSSSQGLPNLRAGITEWYKRLHDVDLDPATEAVAVIGAKEGLSHFVLMTAGPGDVVLVPDPAYPIHQYSVIIAGADLRRVPLNHESDFIENLEQAVSRTWPKPKMLIISFPANPTTHIIDLAFLERIVEFARANDLMILHDFAYAEIAFDGYKPPSILEVPGAKDIAIEFVSFSKSHSMAGWRVGFACGNPQMIHALKRIKSYLDYGMPQAIQIGAITALRGPQDCVAENCAIYKERRDVLIDGLAAPGEGQWKIEKPLATMFVWAPIPEPWAQVGSLEFSKRLLKEAGVAVSPGVGFGEGGEGHVRFALVENKHRIRQAVRGIRRFFREAKL; the protein is encoded by the coding sequence ATGACGGATTCCTTCCGACACGATTTCAACAAGCTGAACCGACTTCCTCCCTACATCCTCTCCGAGGTGACGGAGCTGACTCGCGCCGGTCGCCGCGCGGGCGAGGACATCATCGACCTCGGCATGGGCAATCCGGACCTGGCCACGCCGAAGCACGTGATCGACAAGATCTGCGAGGCGGCCCAGGACCCGCGCAACCACCGCTACTCCTCGAGCCAGGGCCTGCCGAACCTGCGCGCCGGGATCACGGAGTGGTACAAGCGCCTCCACGACGTGGATCTCGATCCGGCGACGGAAGCGGTCGCCGTGATCGGCGCCAAGGAAGGCCTCAGCCACTTCGTCCTGATGACCGCGGGCCCGGGAGACGTCGTGCTGGTCCCCGATCCGGCGTACCCGATCCACCAGTACTCGGTGATCATCGCCGGGGCCGACCTGCGCAGGGTCCCGCTGAACCACGAGAGCGACTTCATCGAGAATCTCGAGCAGGCGGTCAGCCGGACCTGGCCGAAGCCGAAGATGCTCATCATCTCGTTCCCGGCGAACCCGACCACGCACATCATCGACCTCGCCTTCCTCGAACGGATCGTCGAGTTCGCCCGGGCGAACGACCTGATGATCCTGCACGACTTCGCCTACGCGGAGATCGCCTTCGACGGATACAAGCCGCCGTCGATCCTCGAGGTCCCGGGCGCGAAGGACATCGCGATCGAGTTCGTGTCCTTCTCGAAGAGCCACTCGATGGCCGGCTGGCGCGTGGGCTTCGCCTGCGGCAACCCGCAGATGATCCACGCCCTCAAGCGGATCAAGTCCTACCTCGACTACGGCATGCCTCAGGCGATCCAGATCGGCGCGATCACCGCGCTGCGCGGTCCGCAGGACTGCGTCGCGGAGAACTGCGCGATCTACAAGGAGCGTCGCGACGTCCTGATCGACGGGCTCGCGGCCCCGGGTGAAGGCCAATGGAAGATCGAGAAGCCCCTCGCGACGATGTTCGTGTGGGCGCCGATTCCGGAGCCCTGGGCGCAGGTCGGTTCTCTCGAGTTCTCGAAGCGGCTGCTCAAGGAGGCGGGCGTCGCCGTCTCGCCGGGCGTCGGCTTCGGCGAGGGCGGCGAGGGCCACGTGCGCTTCGCGCTGGTCGAGAACAAGCACCGGATCCGCCAGGCGGTGCGCGGAATCCGTCGCTTCTTCCGGGAAGCGAAGCTCTAG